In the genome of Cydia splendana chromosome 12, ilCydSple1.2, whole genome shotgun sequence, the window cccatattgggataccctcctccaatagaggggggatttaaatcttctcgaggcagaggtgtagggttggagccggtgaagctttatttgacgttcataagtgcattgtaatatgcctacttgaataataaactctTTATCTTTGATATAGGTAAATATGaagtaatataattaataagacatatacatacatacgaaTGACATATTCTCATCAGATATACCTGTCATGCGGTATAGAAGACATTTGATCAACAGCCCGTTCACACAGAGTATCCGTATTTACGGTACACGTTTTAACGgatacaacaaaaaaatatgctttgtTCACACATAGGCACCGTATAACGTTCAACGTATCCGGCATTAACTGAGAGCCCGTTCACACATACGTAGTCTCCGTAATTACGGACACGTCAGTATACCACCGCTAGTCTACCAGGATGGACGTTGTCGTGTTGTATTGGTACTATCGCCAGCGGAGACGGTACAATCGGCGTTATTGGCAGCATCCACTCTTGGTGCAAAGAGGTAGAGCAGGTGCTTACAGTTTACTCATGAGTCAGTTGCGGGGAGACGACTCAaaattttttaattactttcgtATGTCGATGTCTTCTTTTGATCATCTTCTTAAACTACTGGAAAAGGATTTAAAAAAGCAAGACACTAATTGGAGGAAAAGTATCTGCCCTGAAGAAAAACTAGCAATATTTTTAAGGtaagtactttttatttttactcaAACGTTTACAATATTAAAACCCAGACATATCTAGCGTGTTCTCATCACTGCACGTAGATTGTACTGATGGTGATGGTGTACTATCACTATACACTATAATCTGGTCTTGTAAAATTTGTATTTGGTTACTAGCACCAGATGCTTGGGTATAATACCCTTGTGTTTGGTGATTAATAGCACCAGATGCTTGGGTAAAATACCCTTGTGTTTGGTGATTAATAGCACCAGATGCTTGGGTAAAATGCCCTTGTGTTTGGTGATTACTAGCACTAGATGCTTGCGTATATGGAGATGACCAATTGGTTGACGGGTTAACTTTCCTTCTTTTAATATCTTGCAATAGTTTAATAACTCCAGACTGAAATTCTAGAATTTCATCATCATTTAGCACAGCCAAGGACGGCAAAATACCTTTGAAGAATAAGAGATTACGATCATCCGGTTCAATGTTCTTGGGTTTTATCTGGTGGTCTATGTAGGCCATCATTTTAGCATCTAATTCATTTAATCTTTTTGTTGGTGCTCTTCGTTTTGTCGGGGGGGATTTTGTTTGAGTGTCATTGCGAATATGTTCAATCTCGTCACCGTCATCTccgtttgttttattatttttgtttactGCCGTGGTGTTAACCTCATCAGTTTTTTCAGCACAGGCACTTTCGTGCGTTTCACCAGgctcaataatattttttaaaaataacatctgATGATGATATTTGTACGGCTTTATCTTTGAGACAGCAGAACCAGATGTCTTGCAATTCTTTTTATCTTTTAACGTTCTCACCCAAGCATCTCTAATCTGTCTCCACttttttataacatattttcctgaaacaaaaaaatttttttttcagatatgtAGCATCCGGATGTTCATTTAAAGATCTTCATTACACCTATCGTGTTGGTGTATCGACCGTTAGCAACATTATAAAAGACGTTTCAAGATGCATATGGAATAATTTGAGTGCTGTATATATGCGACTTCCTGCATCAGTCGATGAGTGGAAACAGATAGCAGATGGATTTAACAAAAGAGCAAATTTTCCACACTGTCTCGGTGCAGCAGATGGAAAACATGTCAGACTTAAAAAACCACAAAATAGCGGTTCAATGTATATGAATTACAaggattttttttccatcgtattATTAGCGATCGTAGACTCTGACTATCGCTTCGTATACGTTAGTGTTGGATCTTATGGGAAAGAATGTGATTCATCAATATTCAAGGAGACAACATTTTGGAAAATGATGCTAGACGGCAGTTTACAAATACCAGCACCATGCCCATTATCAACAAACTCAGAGTTGAGAGTTCCATATGTGATCATTGGAGACGAAGGTTTCGGATTACATGAAAATTTACTTAGGCCGTTTGGCGGGACGCACCTGGACAAAAATAAGCGAATATTCAACTATCGCTTGACTAGAGCTAGGAGATACGTTGAATGTGTTTTCGGTATCTTAGCTAATAAGTGGAGAATATTCCATCGACCTTTAGACACTGATAAAACAACAGCTATATGGATCGTTAAGGCATGTACTGTTCTACACAACTTTATCAGGGATGAGGAGGGTTTAATCTCAAACAGTGATAATAGCGTATCTGAAGAAGTTCAACTCGAAAACCTACCTAATGAGAGAAGGACACGAGGTGGTAATGCTGCTAATTCAGTTCGAACAGAATTTATGAACTATTTTATGTCCGAAGCTGGGTCGGTTTCATGGCAGGACCAATCTATCTAGAATATACCTCAATTCAAATATAAAACGAAAACTTACCGAACTCTTGTCTTTGTTTTTGTTCCATATCCTCAAAATCTTTGTTTAAAATAACGCATATTTCGCGCCAACTTGCAGTACTAGCAGTCTTGTCTTTGTATTTATCTAGCGTCTTGTCCCAAAGAACTGGTCTCTGTTccattaaactaattaacaattCCTTGTCTATTAAGTTATCCCATTCCTTGATTGACATGGTTGGTCGCAACAAAAGCACGCGTTCTTTAATGAATGCAAAATAGACAATGCGTGCATGTACAAACTTGTTTGTCTAGCTGCACCGCTCCCCCCGCCCCCCACACCACACACAGTTTATATCCAGTAAAAACGTACGGATACATGACGGATACGTATTCCGTTCATCCAGTATTCGATGACAAAACGGAATGTCACAATTTTACGGACCGTTATTTTTTACTGTATACTGAATACTGTGTCATATGTGAAGTCGCTCATACAACTCCATACGCCATCAATGAAAAAAAACGTATACGATAAAACGGAACAGTAAAACGGACACCCTGTGTGAACGGGCTGTAATACATAACTTTCATCTAACGCTAAGGTAAAGTATAAAACTATTTTCTATATAACATTCGTTGGCTATATGACGTGTCAAATAACTCATCATGAGTTTTAGAATGTCTCTTacggcttattattattattattattattactagcttttgcccgcggcttcgcacgcgcaggagagtttttttaattttgtttttttttacggactgaacagtgactgaccttagtctcacctgctggaaagtgatggcaaggccgaaggtgtagctcaatatttcagtaaaagcttattcacagtattcactcttgacttgaagacaccagtacggttaccatcagtttgtcactgacataaacgccgtcgagaacgtaatttactttctatacatctcgctcgcactcgcatattagtgcaaacgggatgtatagaaagtaaattacgttctcgacggcgtttatgtcagtgacaaactgatggtaaccgtactgaattgtaattatatatatcgattaatcgagctcgacttatttaatataatctaatgtacgttttgtacctaacaccttttaatttatattttttatttatgtagttgtagccttttgtacctatagcacctccttatacactacattagtggttctcccttggattgctagaggacgataaacattgggactcaactttagaggaagctgcgttgtgcgattctcccttcaagctgcgcgaacttttcataataatgttagttttttgtcaacttactgacccgttaagtctctgggaaaaatataaggacagtttttcggacgacattaaacggcaacttgagagagaattgcaaaatggtgcggagttttacatggatgaagtgtatcagtgtgtgtgatttgctgatacctagcggaggtgtcacggtttacctcggggtgggtttgctgatacctagcggaggtgtcacggtttacctcggggtgggcttgctgatacctagctactgcttctctgtgtacatcagggttcattttttggtaattgcttacggcagcttggtgatctgatgatttgttttgcatatatttatttgcagcagcttttagttgtttgttccgtgtagtattcgtgaacctagcacggcgttttttagtaactgttttggtagcggtaagagataatgatgagtctgattctaaatggggtggtggggtggtaatctcttcattccttctcgtggtaatcttcttggcaaccacagagaggagtgaagaagggggctctgatattgtgggtcttacgagtaattcactgcgaatatatacgtcaaaataaccgctagacaaatcacttgaaaattgccccaccggattacccacagtaccaactctcatatatagctcattgttgcggtaaacttcgaaaacccacggaaacagttgtcctgccgctaccaactcgcagagactaccgtaagtaaacgggcgcgacatttcaaggcagtattcaacggagcaggccgcgtagccaagatgccaatcgcttactctccgtagcgatcgaaacgcaactgtcactatcgcgctaatatggaagagtgatagagagacataatgcttttcgttgtcgaagcgatagcgattgtaaccttggctaggccggctggagtaattatcaccgttactgttatgagacataataacaaactcctcccagttggccaccacgtgactaacgatttgctcgcgcacctccctggccttcacctgcgtatcatacagaagataggagatggcgcgaaaTAGACACTGctgacaggctccatctccaattataggtactacggtgtgagccaacatggtcccatcaatattcaacgattcaacagccattgtaggtattagtgaaattttccctgagctaatagctaaaaaaatttactttaaggcattgcattctcaaaagtctggatcatgtgtggctgtaaatcagcgtgtatgttacaaccgtctatgctatcttcgtaattagcattccccaccaggggccatagttcacgtcggctacgttatattttaattttgatcccatttttgtaattagcgtcccacaaaaccatggaaatgatacccatattgatattttgaaatttcaaccccattgcacccccaccagggggatgattgttcacttcggctacgttaattttaattttgatgccatttttgttattagcgtctcaaaatactatgaaaacgataacaatattgatattttgagatatcaaccct includes:
- the LOC134795695 gene encoding uncharacterized protein LOC134795695, with protein sequence MDVVVLYWYYRQRRRYNRRYWQHPLLVQRGRAGAYSLLMSQLRGDDSKFFNYFRMSMSSFDHLLKLLEKDLKKQDTNWRKSICPEEKLAIFLRYVASGCSFKDLHYTYRVGVSTVSNIIKDVSRCIWNNLSAVYMRLPASVDEWKQIADGFNKRANFPHCLGAADGKHVRLKKPQNSGSMYMNYKDFFSIVLLAIVDSDYRFVYVSVGSYGKECDSSIFKETTFWKMMLDGSLQIPAPCPLSTNSELRVPYVIIGDEGFGLHENLLRPFGGTHLDKNKRIFNYRLTRARRYVECVFGILANKWRIFHRPLDTDKTTAIWIVKACTVLHNFIRDEEGLISNSDNSVSEEVQLENLPNERRTRGGNAANSVRTEFMNYFMSEAGSVSWQDQSI
- the LOC134795702 gene encoding uncharacterized protein LOC134795702, whose amino-acid sequence is MSIKEWDNLIDKELLISLMEQRPVLWDKTLDKYKDKTASTASWREICVILNKDFEDMEQKQRQEFGKYVIKKWRQIRDAWVRTLKDKKNCKTSGSAVSKIKPYKYHHQMLFLKNIIEPGETHESACAEKTDEVNTTAVNKNNKTNGDDGDEIEHIRNDTQTKSPPTKRRAPTKRLNELDAKMMAYIDHQIKPKNIEPDDRNLLFFKGILPSLAVLNDDEILEFQSGVIKLLQDIKRRKVNPSTNWSSPYTQASSASNHQTQGHFTQASGAINHQTQGYFTQASGAINHQTQGYYTQASGASNQIQILQDQIIVYSDSTPSPSVQSTCSDENTLDMSGF